Proteins encoded within one genomic window of Phototrophicus methaneseepsis:
- a CDS encoding acetamidase/formamidase family protein: MHILEPNERTARDAFSASFDPVLTIQSGDTVRYRHVLDAAWLDGTGTTSSLTETVSHNGHALVGPIAIEGAKPGMVLAVHVGEIITAPKGWNIGGGPGLELWQKLGTELPERPPRTWWEINRETMTATNPTGQTVRVAPFMGVMGMPPGPEGSHPTPPPRFTGGNIDCKLLTAGSTLYLPIAVEGGLFSTGDGHAAQGDGEVSLTAIECSIEQVDLTFTLLPDMHLSTPRALTSEGKITLGFHEDLDEATYIALNAMLDWLIELYGFTRQDALSLASVAVDMRITQIVNGVKGVHALLPDGAVW; encoded by the coding sequence ATGCATATTCTGGAACCTAACGAACGCACAGCACGCGACGCTTTTTCCGCGAGCTTTGACCCGGTTCTGACGATTCAATCTGGCGATACCGTCCGCTATCGTCATGTGCTCGATGCCGCATGGCTGGATGGCACTGGCACCACCTCCTCACTGACGGAGACTGTCTCACACAATGGGCACGCACTGGTCGGGCCAATCGCCATCGAGGGCGCGAAGCCCGGTATGGTGCTGGCGGTGCATGTCGGTGAGATCATCACAGCACCGAAAGGCTGGAACATCGGTGGTGGGCCAGGGCTGGAATTATGGCAGAAGCTGGGTACAGAACTGCCAGAAAGACCGCCGCGCACATGGTGGGAGATCAACCGTGAAACGATGACGGCGACCAATCCCACCGGGCAGACAGTCCGTGTTGCGCCTTTTATGGGGGTTATGGGCATGCCACCCGGCCCGGAAGGCAGCCATCCGACGCCACCACCACGTTTTACAGGCGGCAATATCGACTGCAAGCTGCTAACGGCTGGCAGCACCCTCTACCTGCCTATCGCTGTCGAAGGTGGCCTCTTTAGCACTGGCGATGGCCATGCAGCACAGGGCGATGGTGAAGTGAGCCTGACGGCTATTGAATGTTCTATTGAGCAAGTGGACCTGACCTTTACCCTACTGCCTGATATGCACCTGAGTACACCGCGAGCGCTTACTTCCGAAGGCAAGATTACGCTTGGCTTCCACGAAGATTTGGACGAAGCCACCTATATCGCGCTCAATGCCATGCTCGATTGGCTGATCGAACTATATGGCTTCACGCGGCAGGATGCACTCAGCTTAGCGAGCGTCGCTGTGGATATGCGCATCACACAAATCGTCAATGGCGTAAAGGGCGTCCATGCTCTGCTGCCAGATGGCGCTGTCTGGTAG
- a CDS encoding alpha-ketoacid dehydrogenase subunit beta, giving the protein MASRNLPMREALRHALLEEMHRDESVFVMGEEVAYWQGTHRVTRGFLEEFGEKRVLDTPISEMAIGGVAVGAAMAGLRPVAEFMTINFAFLALDALVNHAAKIHYMFNGMFKVPLVFRAATGWGDQATATHSHMPEPIFAHFPGMYVGTPSNSADAYGMLKASIRDDNPVLFTESIGLYSKPGPMPDEDEDFILPIGKGNIVREGTDVSIFTYARGVEWATKAARELEQDGVSVEVVDLRWLRPLDTELIFESFKKTNRAVIVEESLPMYSFGSELAAQIQENCFDYMDAPIKRVSAHDVPLPYSKYLEAMALPDSDKVVAAVKEII; this is encoded by the coding sequence ATGGCAAGCAGAAATCTACCCATGCGAGAGGCCCTGCGGCATGCATTACTAGAAGAAATGCACCGCGACGAGAGCGTCTTTGTGATGGGCGAAGAAGTGGCCTACTGGCAGGGCACGCACCGCGTCACACGCGGCTTTTTGGAAGAATTCGGGGAAAAGCGCGTACTCGATACCCCCATTAGCGAGATGGCAATCGGTGGTGTCGCCGTTGGCGCGGCTATGGCTGGCCTGCGCCCCGTTGCGGAATTTATGACCATCAACTTTGCCTTCCTGGCATTGGATGCACTCGTTAACCACGCTGCGAAGATTCACTATATGTTCAATGGCATGTTTAAGGTGCCGCTCGTATTCCGCGCCGCCACAGGCTGGGGCGATCAGGCGACGGCGACACACAGCCACATGCCGGAGCCGATCTTCGCACATTTCCCAGGTATGTATGTTGGCACACCGTCCAATAGTGCAGATGCCTACGGTATGTTGAAAGCTTCAATCCGTGACGATAATCCTGTATTGTTTACGGAAAGCATTGGCCTGTACAGCAAGCCAGGGCCTATGCCAGATGAAGACGAAGACTTCATCCTGCCAATTGGCAAGGGCAACATCGTTCGCGAAGGCACAGATGTGAGTATCTTCACCTATGCACGCGGCGTCGAATGGGCTACAAAAGCAGCACGTGAACTTGAGCAGGATGGCGTCAGTGTTGAAGTCGTTGACCTTCGCTGGCTGCGTCCGTTGGATACGGAACTGATCTTCGAGAGCTTTAAGAAGACCAACCGCGCGGTTATTGTCGAAGAAAGCCTGCCCATGTACAGTTTTGGTAGTGAATTGGCAGCGCAGATACAGGAGAACTGCTTCGACTATATGGATGCGCCCATCAAGCGTGTTTCCGCCCATGATGTGCCGCTGCCATATTC
- a CDS encoding thiamine pyrophosphate-dependent dehydrogenase E1 component subunit alpha: protein MARLNKETLLDWYRQMVLIREFEETCQQLYNEKRITGVYLHLYSGHEAVGVGAIANMEIGKDHIITAYRDHGIALALGVDPNRVMAEMMGRVDGVSGGKGGSMHLASLNHHFWGGYAIVGGHLPLASGIALEAKYNETGAFVICFVGDGATNNGYFHEAVNIAGVWDLPVIWIIENNGFGMGTETSRAAGNPILHERANSYGVKDLGRVDGQDVMAMYEKVNEAAQHVWSGGGSAMIEAITYRYRGHGVSDKQYDTRFSEELEEWKQNKDPITVFRRQLEEKYKDIGSELDDIEAAQREIVAKSVEFAENSPFPDTLEQLYANVYVEES, encoded by the coding sequence ATGGCACGTTTGAATAAAGAAACGCTGCTCGACTGGTACCGTCAAATGGTGCTGATCCGGGAGTTTGAAGAAACATGCCAGCAGCTTTATAACGAAAAGCGAATCACTGGCGTTTATTTGCATCTCTACAGCGGCCACGAAGCGGTCGGTGTGGGTGCAATAGCAAATATGGAAATCGGCAAAGACCATATCATCACAGCATATCGTGATCATGGTATTGCGTTGGCGCTGGGCGTTGACCCGAACCGCGTGATGGCTGAAATGATGGGTCGCGTCGATGGTGTGAGCGGCGGTAAAGGCGGTAGTATGCACTTGGCCTCGCTCAATCATCACTTCTGGGGTGGCTATGCGATTGTGGGCGGTCATCTGCCGCTGGCATCTGGCATCGCTCTGGAAGCGAAGTACAACGAAACAGGCGCGTTTGTCATCTGCTTTGTGGGTGATGGTGCTACGAATAATGGTTACTTCCACGAAGCGGTGAATATCGCTGGCGTGTGGGATTTGCCTGTGATCTGGATCATTGAGAATAATGGTTTCGGCATGGGTACTGAAACTTCTCGTGCGGCCGGTAACCCCATCCTGCATGAGCGTGCCAATAGCTATGGCGTTAAGGACCTGGGCCGTGTTGATGGTCAGGACGTTATGGCGATGTACGAAAAGGTCAATGAAGCTGCCCAGCATGTCTGGTCCGGTGGTGGCTCGGCTATGATCGAAGCGATTACCTACCGCTATCGGGGTCATGGCGTGAGTGATAAGCAGTATGACACCCGCTTCTCTGAAGAGCTGGAAGAGTGGAAGCAGAACAAAGACCCGATTACTGTCTTCCGCCGTCAGTTGGAAGAAAAATATAAAGACATCGGCAGTGAGCTTGATGATATTGAAGCTGCACAGCGCGAAATCGTGGCGAAATCGGTTGAATTTGCGGAAAACAGCCCATTCCCGGATACGCTGGAACAGTTATATGCAAACGTATATGTCGAAGAATCATAA
- a CDS encoding GlsB/YeaQ/YmgE family stress response membrane protein produces the protein MNRKTDYSPFLLVLIVIVALLAGRWLFGGLLPLIVALFLWAITGYVAGYIVRGAAYSVLNNILLGVAGGFIGSTLVRFLGLHFLYGIPFVGGLVVGVLGAVVLVYLMRIFVDHNFGR, from the coding sequence ATGAACAGAAAAACCGACTACAGCCCATTCCTGTTAGTGTTGATCGTCATCGTGGCACTGCTGGCTGGTCGTTGGCTCTTTGGTGGCCTGCTCCCGCTCATTGTGGCACTCTTCTTGTGGGCGATCACTGGCTATGTGGCAGGGTATATCGTGCGCGGTGCGGCTTACAGCGTCCTGAATAATATCCTGCTCGGTGTTGCGGGTGGCTTTATCGGCAGCACGTTGGTGCGCTTTTTGGGCCTGCACTTTCTGTATGGTATTCCCTTCGTTGGTGGTCTGGTCGTTGGCGTATTGGGGGCGGTTGTCCTCGTCTACCTGATGCGAATTTTCGTAGACCATAATTTTGGGCGATGA